A section of the Agromyces aurantiacus genome encodes:
- a CDS encoding winged helix-turn-helix transcriptional regulator: MSSRKFADACGIARSLDVIGERWALLVVRELVFGPKRFTDLRNGLNGISQNVLSQRLRDLEAADVVRRTTLGPPASTKAYELTPAGQALEPVLIAMSRWGARTPVEPGTRMSDDAFALALKALFVASADAAFTGRVRLRLGHDAFDAEVGSSEIAVARASGPDPDLVLIGDESSLRSVMFHDETLAAARARGTIEVHGDADRAAQFLARFGLPTDDPVAQR; encoded by the coding sequence ATGAGTTCGAGGAAGTTCGCTGATGCGTGCGGGATCGCAAGGTCACTGGATGTCATCGGCGAGCGATGGGCGCTCCTGGTGGTGCGCGAACTCGTGTTCGGCCCGAAGCGCTTCACCGACCTGCGCAACGGCCTGAACGGCATCAGCCAGAACGTGCTCAGCCAGCGGCTGCGCGACCTCGAGGCGGCCGACGTGGTCCGGCGGACGACGCTCGGGCCGCCCGCGAGCACGAAGGCGTACGAGCTGACTCCCGCAGGGCAGGCCCTCGAGCCGGTGCTCATCGCCATGTCGCGGTGGGGCGCTCGCACGCCGGTCGAGCCCGGCACGCGGATGAGCGACGACGCGTTCGCGCTGGCGCTGAAGGCGCTGTTCGTCGCATCGGCCGACGCCGCCTTCACCGGACGCGTGCGGCTGAGGCTCGGCCATGACGCGTTCGACGCCGAGGTCGGCTCGAGCGAGATCGCCGTGGCCCGAGCAAGCGGTCCCGATCCCGACCTCGTCCTGATCGGAGACGAGTCGAGCCTGCGGTCGGTGATGTTCCACGATGAGACCCTGGCGGCCGCCAGGGCGAGGGGAACGATCGAGGTCCACGGCGATGCGGACCGTGCCGCGCAGTTCCTGGCGCGCTTCGGACTGCCGACGGACGATCCGGTGGCGCAGCGCTGA
- a CDS encoding YybH family protein, producing MTSTAAAPTPGKEQQHMSTIETIDAVEQDRLTTATLQAWADGIRAHEPEHVASVFTEDAVFQGFDPVHVVGRAGIAAYYAKQPIGLSAAFHVDERRRIAAGAVLVYARVDFSPPDAAVIPVHLTALLQLTAGAWLISHYHVSKIERPAGPVTPADHDA from the coding sequence GTGACGAGCACCGCCGCCGCCCCCACCCCGGGAAAGGAACAGCAGCACATGTCCACAATCGAAACGATCGACGCCGTCGAACAGGACCGGCTCACCACCGCCACGCTCCAGGCGTGGGCGGACGGCATCCGGGCACATGAGCCTGAGCACGTGGCGTCCGTCTTCACGGAGGACGCCGTCTTCCAGGGTTTCGACCCCGTCCACGTCGTCGGCCGCGCCGGCATCGCCGCGTACTACGCCAAGCAGCCGATCGGTCTCAGCGCGGCCTTCCACGTCGATGAACGACGTCGGATCGCCGCCGGAGCGGTCCTCGTGTACGCCCGTGTCGATTTCAGCCCACCGGATGCCGCAGTGATTCCGGTTCACCTCACCGCGTTGCTGCAACTGACGGCCGGTGCCTGGCTCATCAGCCACTACCACGTCTCGAAGATCGAGCGACCCGCCGGGCCCGTCACCCCTGCGGATCACGACGCCTGA
- a CDS encoding SDR family NAD(P)-dependent oxidoreductase, whose protein sequence is METRKVAVITGGSQGIGRGLVEAYRRLGYAVVANSRSIAASDEDGLITVAGDISDPAVAETVISTAVDSFGRVDTLVNNAGIFIAKPFLEYTQDDYAEALRTNLGGFFHVTQRAVAQMSAQGSGHVVNVTTTLVENAISSVPSALASLTKGGTSAVVKSLAIEYAGRGIRFNAVSPGIIKTPLHSVDAHPTYAGLHPVGRMGTIDEVVHGVLYLEQAHFVTGEFLHVDGGQSAGH, encoded by the coding sequence ATGGAAACACGTAAGGTCGCCGTCATCACGGGAGGCTCGCAGGGCATCGGCCGGGGACTGGTGGAGGCCTACCGGCGCCTCGGCTATGCGGTCGTCGCGAACTCGCGCAGCATCGCGGCATCCGACGAGGACGGTCTCATCACGGTCGCGGGGGACATCTCCGATCCGGCCGTCGCCGAGACCGTCATCAGCACGGCGGTCGACTCGTTCGGCCGCGTCGACACGCTCGTCAACAACGCCGGCATCTTCATCGCCAAGCCCTTCCTCGAGTACACGCAGGACGACTACGCCGAGGCGCTCCGCACCAACCTCGGCGGCTTCTTCCATGTCACTCAGAGGGCCGTCGCACAGATGTCGGCGCAGGGCTCAGGCCACGTCGTGAACGTGACGACCACCCTCGTGGAGAACGCCATCTCCAGTGTCCCGTCCGCTCTCGCCTCCCTCACGAAGGGCGGCACGTCGGCGGTCGTCAAGTCGCTCGCCATCGAGTATGCGGGCCGCGGCATCCGGTTCAACGCCGTCTCCCCGGGAATCATCAAGACGCCCCTGCACTCCGTCGACGCACACCCCACGTACGCCGGGCTGCACCCGGTCGGACGGATGGGCACGATCGACGAGGTCGTCCACGGCGTGCTCTACCTCGAGCAGGCGCACTTCGTCACCGGAGAGTTCCTCCACGTCGACGGCGGACAGAGCGCCGGTCACTGA
- a CDS encoding TetR/AcrR family transcriptional regulator, producing MGRRSDAGDRILAAGTKLFGQRAYAAIGVAEIAAEAEVPKGSFYYFFPSKQALAMAVVNRHWEHQRAEWLRILTAPDSLADRLRALFVSTAEVQRQAVNGTGAVVGCLFGNLALEVSAQDDPLRIRLQEIFEEQIDIVEDAIRGAIEAEEVTVATPRESAKSIVAQIEGMVLFAKLFNDPGQLDRLWQDSMRLLGVDEEAAAA from the coding sequence ATGGGACGCAGATCAGATGCCGGCGACCGGATTCTCGCGGCGGGTACCAAGCTGTTCGGTCAGCGCGCGTACGCCGCGATCGGGGTGGCCGAGATCGCCGCAGAAGCCGAAGTTCCGAAGGGCAGCTTCTACTACTTCTTCCCGTCGAAGCAGGCCCTGGCGATGGCGGTCGTGAACCGCCACTGGGAGCACCAGCGGGCCGAATGGCTGCGGATCCTGACCGCGCCGGACTCGCTCGCCGATCGCCTTCGTGCGCTGTTCGTCTCGACGGCAGAGGTGCAGCGGCAGGCCGTCAACGGCACAGGCGCCGTCGTGGGGTGCCTCTTCGGGAATCTCGCCCTCGAGGTCAGCGCCCAGGACGACCCCCTGCGGATTCGGCTCCAGGAGATCTTCGAGGAACAGATCGACATCGTGGAGGATGCGATTCGAGGGGCCATCGAAGCCGAGGAAGTGACCGTCGCGACTCCGCGTGAGAGCGCGAAGTCGATCGTCGCGCAGATCGAGGGCATGGTGTTGTTCGCGAAGCTCTTCAATGACCCGGGGCAACTCGACCGGCTCTGGCAGGACAGCATGCGACTCCTCGGTGTCGACGAGGAGGCTGCCGCCGCCTGA